The following are encoded in a window of Actinomycetota bacterium genomic DNA:
- a CDS encoding 1,4-dihydroxy-2-naphthoyl-CoA synthase produces the protein MTNSVSELFDPSAWRPVDGFTFTDITYHRATDQGTVRIAFNRPEVRNAFRPHTVDELFAALDHARMTSDVGAVLLTGNGPSPKDGGWAFCSGGDQRIRGADGYRYEGEGGIDPARLGRLHILEVQRLIRFMPKVVIAVVPGWAVGGGHSLHVVCDLTIASKEHAIFKQTDADVASFDGGYGSALLARQIGQKKAREVFFLGHDYSADEAVAIGAVNASVPHAELESFALEWAAEINAKSPTSIRMLKYAFNLPDDGLVGQQLFAGEATRLAYGTEEAEEGRDAFLEKRKPDWSPFPHHF, from the coding sequence ATGACAAACAGCGTCTCGGAGCTGTTCGATCCGTCCGCGTGGAGGCCGGTCGACGGGTTCACGTTCACCGATATCACCTATCACCGGGCCACCGACCAGGGCACGGTCCGCATCGCGTTCAACCGGCCGGAGGTGCGCAACGCGTTCCGGCCGCACACGGTCGACGAGCTCTTCGCCGCCCTCGACCATGCCCGCATGACCAGCGACGTGGGTGCGGTGCTGCTCACGGGCAACGGACCGTCCCCGAAAGACGGCGGATGGGCGTTCTGCTCGGGCGGCGACCAACGGATCCGCGGCGCGGACGGCTACCGGTATGAAGGTGAAGGCGGGATCGACCCTGCCCGTCTCGGACGGCTGCACATCCTCGAAGTGCAACGGCTCATCCGCTTCATGCCCAAGGTCGTCATCGCCGTCGTGCCCGGATGGGCGGTCGGCGGTGGCCACAGCCTCCACGTGGTCTGCGATCTCACCATCGCGTCGAAGGAGCACGCCATCTTCAAACAGACGGATGCCGACGTCGCCTCGTTCGACGGCGGGTATGGGTCGGCGCTGCTCGCCCGTCAGATCGGGCAGAAGAAGGCACGCGAGGTCTTCTTTCTCGGCCACGACTACTCGGCCGACGAGGCGGTGGCGATCGGAGCGGTCAACGCGTCGGTCCCTCACGCCGAACTCGAGTCCTTCGCTCTCGAATGGGCGGCCGAGATCAACGCGAAGAGCCCCACGTCCATCCGGATGCTCAAGTACGCGTTCAACCTCCCCGACGACGGACTCGTCGGCCAGCAGCTCTTCGCGGGCGAGGCCACCAGGCTGGCCTATGGGACCGAGGAGGCCGAAGAGGGGCGGGATGCCTTCCTCGAGAAACGCAAACCCGATTGGTCCCCCTTCCCCCATCACTTCTGA
- a CDS encoding 1,4-dihydroxy-2-naphthoate polyprenyltransferase has product MTLDPTTKSGAWYLASRPHTLPAALAPVAVAAGLAIGDGAFRWGPLIATAIGALAIQVAANFTNDLSDARKGADNEDRIGPQRAVASGLLTERAMELGTWVAFAVATVAGVYLFAIAGWVIVIVGVASILATLGYVGGPKPYGYRGLGEVFVFVFFGLVATVVSRFVYDRAAPLDAWLLAIPMGFLVTAILVANNVRDIETDRSAGKRTLAVIMGRDRTRILFDVLVWGSFVLIGVFALAGWTPAWTALALVTAPLAIPLTGTIHRETSGPALIGVLKGVARLDLVFGILVAIGAAIG; this is encoded by the coding sequence ATGACGCTGGATCCCACGACGAAGAGCGGTGCCTGGTACCTGGCTTCGCGACCGCACACCCTGCCTGCGGCCCTCGCCCCCGTGGCGGTCGCCGCAGGGCTCGCCATCGGCGACGGTGCCTTCAGATGGGGACCGCTCATCGCAACGGCGATCGGCGCTCTCGCCATCCAGGTGGCCGCGAACTTCACCAACGATCTCTCGGATGCGCGCAAGGGCGCGGACAACGAGGACCGGATCGGCCCGCAACGTGCCGTCGCGTCCGGTCTGCTCACCGAACGTGCGATGGAGCTCGGCACCTGGGTCGCGTTCGCCGTCGCGACGGTCGCAGGGGTGTATCTCTTTGCGATCGCAGGGTGGGTGATCGTGATCGTCGGGGTCGCATCGATCCTCGCGACCCTCGGCTATGTGGGCGGGCCGAAACCCTACGGGTACCGGGGCCTCGGCGAGGTGTTCGTGTTCGTGTTCTTCGGTCTCGTCGCGACCGTCGTGTCGCGTTTCGTGTATGACCGTGCGGCACCACTGGACGCCTGGCTGTTGGCGATCCCGATGGGGTTCCTGGTCACCGCCATCCTGGTGGCGAACAACGTCAGAGACATCGAGACGGACCGTAGCGCCGGCAAACGCACCCTTGCGGTGATCATGGGGCGAGATCGCACGAGGATCCTCTTCGACGTGCTCGTGTGGGGATCGTTCGTCCTGATCGGCGTGTTCGCACTCGCCGGATGGACGCCGGCCTGGACGGCGCTTGCACTGGTCACCGCTCCGCTCGCGATTCCCTTGACGGGCACGATCCATCGCGAGACGTCGGGGCCCGCGTTGATCGGCGTGCTGAAGGGGGTCGCCCGTCTCGACCTGGTGTTCGGCATTCTGGTGGCCATCGGCGCCGCAATCGGCTGA
- a CDS encoding cytochrome c3 family protein: protein MTRLRYLVVGVLGLFLILLVAGCDNKAAETTTTTSPPQTTTTATATTAPPTVEPAVEIPFLADWQGSGHADASAEAFNHWNDDDPAIIPARCAKCHSTPGFQDYVGADGTAFGTVDADAAIGTTVECVACHNDATLKLDHVTMPSGVELTGLDAEARCMTCHQGRAWKGTVDEAVQGIDEDTVSEDLGFINIHYFAAAATKYGTVTKGGYEYDGKSYDAVFAHVDGYSTCIQCHDQHTLELKVDECSTCHAGVSSVQDLENIRMAGSEVDYDGDGDITEGIASEIEGLQEKLYAAIQAYASSKVGTPIVYAAESYPYFFVDTNANGDADGEEASYGNKYASWTPRLLKATYNYQVSIKDPGGYAHGGKYIIELLVDSTDDLNSVLSSPIAMTDVHRIDAGHFAGSEAAFRHWDKDGEIPASCSKCHSATGLPLFFKEGVTIAQPVSNGLLCSTCHSDLSTFDRYEVASVTFPSGAKIDSGSNNMNLCMTCHQGRESTVSVDKLIGDTKADVVSDSLRFLNVHYFAAGATIFGDQAKGAYEYAGKTYVGYNEDHPLNQCTQCHDQHALEVRVDKCSACHGTVATEDDLHAIRMSSIDYDGDGDTTEGMWDEIQTMRADLLAAIQAYAAKTAGAEAIVYDPNSYPYYFIDTNGDGVAGADEANYGNRYGTWTPRLLRAAYNYQYATKDPGGFAHNGEYIVQTLYDSIKDVGGDVSGMTRP, encoded by the coding sequence ATGACCCGATTGAGATATCTCGTGGTCGGCGTTCTCGGATTGTTCCTCATTCTGTTGGTCGCAGGGTGCGACAACAAGGCCGCCGAGACGACCACGACGACGAGTCCACCACAGACCACAACCACAGCCACCGCTACCACAGCCCCGCCGACCGTCGAGCCGGCGGTGGAGATACCATTCCTCGCCGACTGGCAGGGATCCGGCCACGCCGATGCGAGCGCCGAGGCGTTCAATCACTGGAACGATGACGACCCGGCGATCATCCCCGCCCGCTGCGCGAAGTGTCACAGCACACCGGGCTTCCAGGACTACGTCGGCGCCGACGGCACCGCATTCGGGACGGTCGATGCCGACGCTGCGATCGGGACGACGGTGGAGTGCGTCGCCTGTCACAACGACGCGACCCTGAAACTCGACCATGTGACGATGCCTTCCGGTGTCGAACTCACCGGCCTCGACGCCGAGGCGCGATGCATGACCTGCCACCAGGGTCGGGCATGGAAGGGCACCGTGGACGAAGCCGTTCAGGGAATCGATGAGGACACGGTCTCCGAAGACCTCGGCTTCATCAACATCCACTACTTCGCAGCGGCAGCGACCAAGTACGGGACCGTGACGAAGGGCGGCTACGAATACGACGGCAAGTCGTACGACGCGGTCTTCGCACATGTGGACGGATACTCGACGTGTATCCAGTGCCACGATCAACACACGCTCGAACTCAAGGTCGACGAGTGCTCGACGTGCCACGCGGGAGTGTCGTCGGTCCAAGACCTCGAGAACATCCGGATGGCCGGCTCGGAAGTCGATTACGACGGCGATGGCGACATCACCGAAGGCATCGCCTCCGAGATCGAAGGTCTGCAAGAGAAGCTGTACGCAGCAATCCAGGCGTACGCCTCGTCCAAGGTCGGCACACCGATCGTCTACGCCGCAGAGTCGTACCCGTACTTCTTCGTCGACACGAACGCGAACGGCGACGCCGACGGGGAGGAAGCCTCCTACGGCAACAAGTATGCGAGCTGGACCCCGCGACTCCTGAAGGCGACCTACAACTATCAGGTCTCCATCAAGGATCCCGGCGGGTATGCCCACGGCGGCAAGTACATCATCGAGCTGCTCGTCGACTCGACCGACGACCTGAACTCGGTGCTGTCATCGCCGATCGCCATGACCGACGTGCACCGCATCGACGCCGGCCACTTCGCAGGATCCGAAGCGGCGTTCCGCCACTGGGACAAAGACGGTGAGATCCCGGCGTCGTGCAGCAAGTGCCACTCGGCGACCGGTCTCCCGCTCTTCTTCAAAGAAGGCGTCACGATCGCGCAGCCGGTTTCCAACGGCCTCTTGTGCTCGACCTGCCACAGCGATCTGTCGACCTTTGATCGATACGAGGTTGCTTCGGTGACCTTCCCGAGTGGGGCAAAGATCGACAGCGGCAGCAACAACATGAACCTGTGCATGACGTGTCACCAAGGCAGGGAGTCGACCGTGTCGGTCGACAAGCTGATCGGCGACACGAAGGCCGATGTGGTGAGCGACTCGCTCCGGTTCCTGAACGTGCACTACTTCGCGGCCGGAGCGACGATCTTCGGAGACCAGGCGAAGGGCGCCTACGAGTACGCGGGCAAGACCTATGTCGGCTACAACGAGGATCACCCGCTGAACCAGTGCACCCAGTGTCACGATCAGCACGCCCTGGAAGTCCGGGTCGACAAGTGCTCGGCCTGTCACGGCACGGTCGCCACCGAGGACGACCTGCACGCCATCCGCATGTCCAGCATCGACTACGACGGTGACGGCGACACGACCGAAGGCATGTGGGACGAGATCCAAACCATGCGGGCCGACCTGCTCGCCGCCATCCAGGCCTACGCGGCCAAGACGGCGGGGGCCGAAGCGATCGTCTACGACCCGAACTCGTACCCGTACTACTTCATCGACACGAACGGCGATGGAGTGGCCGGCGCCGACGAGGCGAACTACGGAAACCGCTACGGCACATGGACACCCCGCTTGCTGCGGGCCGCGTACAACTATCAGTACGCGACGAAGGATCCGGGCGGGTTCGCCCACAACGGCGAGTACATCGTCCAGACCCTGTACGACAGCATCAAGGACGTCGGCGGCGATGTCTCGGGGATGACCCGACCGTAG
- a CDS encoding Gfo/Idh/MocA family oxidoreductase: protein MARQVRVGIIGGGLMGREAAAAFGRWMALLDVPVVPRLVAVCDIDAERRAWFEQIDTVEMTTGDHARLIEAGLDVVYVAVPHVLHGAIYRDVLDAGIDLFGEKPFGIDLPTAQSIVTAVGDSGVFSRCSSELPFFPGAQMAMAEVASGRLGQIIEARAALLHSSDMNRDKPINWKRKVATCGEIGVMGDLGMHVVHVPLRLGWLPTSVYATLQDIVTHRPGPNGEPVACDTIDNASLVCTIDSAEGSFPLHLETKRIAPGQSNTWTFEVLGMEGGVSFSTRSPQIVRRFRIDPSGRQMWEEIQPGHASVFPTITGSIFEFGFPDALLQMWAAFLTERAGELGDRFGCATPEEALAGHRIFAAALTSAAEGRAVPLPVTGKQDEA from the coding sequence ATGGCTCGACAGGTACGCGTCGGGATCATCGGTGGCGGCTTGATGGGCCGCGAGGCCGCCGCGGCGTTCGGTCGCTGGATGGCACTCCTGGACGTTCCCGTGGTTCCCCGCCTCGTCGCCGTCTGCGACATCGACGCCGAGCGGAGAGCCTGGTTCGAGCAGATCGACACGGTGGAGATGACAACCGGTGACCACGCCCGGCTCATCGAGGCCGGCCTCGACGTCGTGTACGTTGCGGTCCCACACGTCCTTCACGGCGCCATCTACCGTGACGTCCTCGATGCGGGCATCGACCTCTTCGGGGAGAAGCCGTTCGGTATCGACCTTCCGACGGCGCAGTCCATCGTCACCGCGGTAGGAGACTCGGGCGTCTTCTCGCGCTGCTCGTCGGAGCTGCCGTTCTTCCCGGGTGCGCAGATGGCGATGGCCGAGGTCGCCTCCGGTCGTCTCGGCCAGATCATCGAGGCGCGCGCAGCGTTGCTCCACTCATCCGACATGAACCGGGACAAGCCGATCAATTGGAAGCGCAAGGTCGCCACGTGTGGCGAGATCGGAGTCATGGGGGACCTCGGTATGCACGTCGTCCATGTTCCGCTCCGGCTCGGGTGGCTCCCCACCTCGGTGTACGCAACCCTTCAGGACATCGTTACCCACCGGCCTGGACCGAACGGTGAGCCGGTCGCCTGTGACACCATCGACAACGCCTCCCTCGTCTGCACCATCGACTCTGCGGAGGGTTCGTTCCCGCTTCATCTCGAGACCAAGCGAATCGCTCCCGGCCAGTCCAACACCTGGACGTTCGAAGTGCTGGGCATGGAGGGCGGGGTGTCTTTCTCGACCCGTTCGCCCCAGATCGTGCGCCGCTTTCGTATCGATCCGTCGGGCCGGCAGATGTGGGAAGAGATCCAGCCCGGACACGCTTCCGTCTTCCCCACCATCACGGGATCCATCTTCGAGTTCGGGTTTCCTGATGCCCTGCTCCAGATGTGGGCGGCGTTTCTCACCGAGAGGGCAGGCGAGTTGGGCGACCGATTCGGTTGTGCCACTCCCGAAGAGGCGCTGGCCGGCCACCGGATATTCGCCGCCGCTCTCACGAGCGCCGCCGAGGGGCGAGCCGTACCGCTGCCGGTCACCGGAAAGCAGGATGAGGCCTGA
- a CDS encoding aldolase yields the protein MNGPRLHRLFDPVSERCLDVAVDHGFFNEPGFLQGIAHMPSVIASLVEAAPDAIQLSPGQARLLQSMPVRPRPALVLRTDIANVYGSDVPDRPFSELIEDAVGQAVRLDAACVVVNLLDIDGRPELHRACVRNVMALRAACDLAAMPLMVEPLVMRPDGGAYTGVRDVDRIKALARQAVELGADVVKADPSDPADRYGDVIEACAPIPVLVRGGGKVDSAELFRRTAAVLEQGAAGIVYGRNIVQHPKPAVITQALMGILHRGWTPEEAVEHLDAA from the coding sequence ATGAATGGCCCGCGGCTACACCGACTGTTCGATCCGGTCTCCGAGCGTTGCCTGGACGTGGCCGTCGACCACGGCTTCTTCAACGAGCCCGGCTTCCTTCAAGGCATCGCGCACATGCCGAGCGTCATCGCAAGCCTTGTCGAAGCCGCACCCGACGCCATCCAACTCTCTCCCGGGCAGGCGAGGCTTCTCCAGTCGATGCCCGTTCGCCCGCGACCGGCGCTCGTGTTGCGGACCGACATCGCCAACGTCTACGGCTCCGACGTGCCGGACCGCCCGTTCTCCGAGCTGATCGAGGACGCGGTGGGCCAGGCCGTTCGGCTCGACGCCGCGTGCGTGGTCGTGAACCTCCTCGACATCGACGGTCGCCCCGAGCTGCACCGCGCGTGCGTTCGTAACGTCATGGCACTGCGCGCCGCCTGCGACCTGGCGGCGATGCCGCTCATGGTCGAGCCGCTGGTGATGCGCCCCGACGGAGGCGCCTACACCGGGGTCCGCGACGTGGACCGGATCAAGGCTCTGGCTCGTCAGGCCGTCGAGCTGGGAGCGGACGTCGTGAAGGCGGATCCCAGCGACCCGGCGGACCGCTACGGGGACGTGATCGAGGCATGTGCACCGATCCCGGTTCTCGTTCGTGGTGGCGGCAAGGTCGATTCCGCCGAGCTCTTCCGGCGGACGGCCGCCGTCCTGGAGCAAGGTGCGGCCGGGATCGTGTACGGCCGGAACATCGTCCAGCATCCGAAGCCCGCCGTCATCACCCAGGCGCTGATGGGGATACTTCATCGAGGCTGGACCCCCGAGGAGGCCGTCGAGCATCTCGACGCCGCATGA
- a CDS encoding cytochrome C has product MSDRESETKAEAVEGRSLYRHPLAAVGGALVVAGILGFAILAFVDLSSPAGNPYRGLVTFIGFPSVVLLGLILFLLAIRIQVVRARRRGEHVRFNLRFEPSNPRYMRSLALFGILTAMLLGTVAWGGYKGYEVTDSATFCGEACHTVMNPQWVTYQQSPHARVACAECHIGPGASFFVRAKIDGIRQVVAVLTNSYDRPVPTPVTSLRPAQQTCEGCHWPDQFYGEKLVTKTYYRTNEANSPWTISLLMKVGGGNPRTGKQEGIHWHMLGENKIEYVTTDKKRQQMIWVRFTDGETGKVTVFKRPDAVVDPDSPDVEVRILDCMDCHNRPSHDFLPPATAINLEMTKGTISKDLPFVRWQGLTLLNAPYDTKPEADEAIRSGLLAYYAKQYPGKVDQGQVEKAADTLVRIYDANFFPEMKTDYRAREDNLSHFVNDGCFRCHFSDLESDDGTRISSSCNSCHTIAAQGPSDNLADIENSVAGLAFQHPVDIGDAWKQIKCTQCHTPAQGY; this is encoded by the coding sequence GTGAGTGACAGGGAGAGCGAGACCAAGGCCGAGGCGGTCGAGGGCAGGAGCCTCTACCGCCATCCTTTGGCTGCGGTGGGCGGCGCGCTCGTCGTCGCCGGGATACTCGGGTTCGCCATCCTCGCATTCGTCGACCTGAGTTCACCCGCCGGCAACCCGTATCGAGGACTCGTCACATTCATCGGTTTTCCCTCGGTGGTTCTGCTCGGCCTCATCCTCTTCCTGCTCGCCATCCGCATCCAGGTCGTCAGGGCTCGCCGGCGCGGAGAACACGTCCGGTTCAACCTTCGGTTCGAGCCGTCGAACCCCCGGTACATGCGCTCCCTTGCGCTGTTCGGCATCCTCACGGCGATGTTGCTCGGCACGGTCGCCTGGGGTGGTTACAAGGGGTACGAAGTCACCGACTCCGCAACGTTCTGCGGGGAGGCGTGCCACACGGTGATGAACCCACAGTGGGTCACCTATCAGCAGTCTCCGCACGCTCGCGTCGCCTGTGCAGAGTGCCACATCGGCCCCGGCGCATCGTTCTTCGTGCGCGCCAAGATCGACGGTATCCGCCAGGTGGTGGCGGTGCTGACCAACTCGTACGACCGTCCCGTGCCGACACCGGTGACGAGTCTGCGACCTGCTCAACAGACCTGTGAGGGATGCCACTGGCCCGATCAGTTCTATGGCGAGAAGCTCGTCACGAAAACGTACTACCGGACCAACGAGGCGAACTCGCCGTGGACGATCAGTCTGCTCATGAAAGTCGGTGGGGGGAACCCCCGAACCGGCAAGCAGGAGGGCATCCACTGGCACATGCTCGGCGAGAACAAGATCGAATACGTGACGACCGACAAGAAGCGCCAGCAGATGATCTGGGTGCGGTTCACGGACGGCGAGACGGGGAAGGTCACCGTCTTCAAGCGTCCCGATGCGGTGGTCGATCCCGATTCGCCCGACGTCGAAGTTCGTATCTTGGACTGCATGGACTGCCACAACCGGCCCAGTCACGACTTCCTCCCTCCGGCGACGGCGATCAACCTCGAGATGACCAAGGGCACGATCTCCAAGGACCTCCCGTTCGTCCGCTGGCAGGGGCTGACCTTGCTCAACGCGCCATATGACACGAAACCGGAGGCAGACGAGGCGATCCGGTCCGGGCTCCTGGCCTACTACGCGAAGCAGTATCCCGGCAAGGTGGATCAGGGCCAGGTCGAGAAGGCCGCCGACACCCTGGTGCGCATCTACGACGCCAACTTCTTCCCGGAGATGAAGACCGACTACCGGGCCCGCGAGGACAACCTCAGCCACTTTGTCAACGACGGCTGTTTCCGGTGCCACTTCTCGGATCTGGAGAGCGATGACGGGACACGGATCTCCTCTTCGTGCAACTCGTGTCATACGATCGCCGCCCAGGGCCCCTCGGACAACCTCGCCGACATCGAGAACAGCGTGGCCGGTCTTGCCTTCCAGCATCCTGTCGACATCGGAGACGCGTGGAAACAGATCAAGTGCACGCAGTGTCACACCCCGGCGCAGGGGTATTGA